The genome window CCACATTTGTAACTGCCTATCAGTGAGCCCCAACTTCATTGCCAACTCTGCTCTCATTGCCTCAGATGGATACGTGTCCACTATACAAatgcaacccaaaaaaaaaactccattttATTCCAGCCATAAGCGAGTAATATTGAAGCACAAAACCTCACAATCAAAATTAAGCAAGTAAATTAGCCAACAGAACTCAGACAAACACAATATTTAATGAGAAATGAACTAACCAGAATAAGCTTTTTCTAGAACCTCCAACTGAGAAGGagtcttcattttcctcttaaCTCTAGGCTCCCCTTCTGGAGTACTGTTCTTCTTCACCACATCATAACCACCACCTTCTGCTCCAGCATCCGccgcagcagcagcagcagaacCACCACTTCCACCACCATCAACCTCCACTTTttccatcaaaatcaaatctttccgaaaaaacataaaaaacccAATACCTCCAAAGATCAAAAAAATCAGCACCAACCCACCATTTCCAACAAGATTCTAAGCATCCCTCTTTCTTTAATCTTTTAAAAAGATTAAGACTGGGGCTTGAGAAATTGGGGCTTTTTTGagattgaagaaaaagaaagaaagaaagaaagactaAAGACTTGCTCTTCTTCTTATCCCAGAAGTTAATAATAAGACTAATAGTGATAGCAAACCCCAAAAATGTGAATGATGATGATGGAGATGTGCGGTGAGATTTGAAGAATACCCACCAATCAATAAATAAAGTACTCCTACTAATACTGCTATTTCTTTTGGTCTTCTACTTCTACTCTTCAATGCCCACAAGATTTTAACTTTATCTATTCTCCTTACTATCACTTGCTCAAAAGTAATTGAAACCATCACAAGTAAAAGATAATATTGAGGGAATCTATGTTGTTCATTAATTACTAGCAAAATCAATAGAGAAGACAAATTTTGAGCTTCACAAGAACCAATAACAGCAGCAGCAGAAAATAGTACAAGTACTACTAATTCTTCACCAAAATCTCCACTCATGATGACTTTTTTCAAACTTCGTTTGCAacccctttttctgtttttggatTTTGTTTAATGGGTTTTGTTTTGTGTGGAAAAAAATATACTGTGATATGGTTGTTGTTGTTGCGGTTGTGgtgtaaaaagaaaagaaaattttcgtGCAGTGTGTGTATTGAGGGTGTGATGTTGCGTGTGAGAGAGAATGAGCGGATTATTTCGAAAAGATTTATTAAACAAAGGGAGGGAGAGGATTGAGAATTGTCAGAAATGGGAAGGCTTTGATTGATTCATTCATCAACTGAAGGATGctttattgtgtttttttttcagagtttctttccttttctttttcttttttggtggactttttttaaattgtttccTTCTCTCTCTAAAGACTCCAAGTTTCTCTCTCTAAAATTAGACTTGACTCCCTCTCTCTGTCCTTGGAATTCTTTCTTGCTTACTTCTTGTCTAATTTTAGTACGATGATCGGTTTGAGGATTCTGAGGGGTTTTAGCAGAGTAAAACATTGCCTAGGCGGATCTGTAGCGCGTGTTTGCAGTCTCCTTTGGTTTCTGGTTGGGAGCAGTGATTGAAACGCGCTTGGTGGAGCGTCTAGGAGCAAGATACGTTATTAGTACTTGCTCTCCTACAAGGACTGCGCGACTTTTTTCCTGTCTTCTGTTGGAAGAAAATTATGGGCCCCATATTAAAACATGGCTGCAGCAATTTATCACATTTTGCTCTTTTCTCAGAAATGTTTATTTGCactatatattttattatttgcacTTCCTTCCGCCTGTTTATTTTATCGTAtagtttaataaataaaaattatataattaaaataaaaaaattagagtGCAAATAACATACATTTTCTTTTTGCTAATGATGCACTGCTAGTGTCCAAAATCCAAGTGAAACTAATTTTTGTTAATCTCGTTGTTTCTCACCCTGATTAAAGATTGTTGATGTTCAGAAGGGTCGTTTTTGGGAGCTGTGAAtggaaaagaaatagaaaagtaACGGAGAGAAAATGAGGGCTTTCCTTACTTTTGGCTGAAATTTTTGCAGTGAAATAGAGAAACAAAGTTTGGTTTTTTATCTACTTGccctgtttggattgcatttttcatgatttttcatgaaaaatttactgtagcaatttgatgtatgtgagaaaaaaaaataataggaaaatgtgatcacgaaaaacgacGCAATTTTTCGACagaaaatgacaatccaaacaagaagGCAATTTGTTCAAGTATAGAATCAAATACCACCCCCGTGAAGCTAATAGGATAGTTTATGCATCAGTCCCTACTACGATTTCTTACCCATCAGACTCATCAGAGGCAACCCCAATAGAGCGATTCTCCAACTTGTAATTAAAGATCATTTGGTTGGGTAAACAACCATTAGTTACTCCAAATCCACCTCTATATCTTTTGATCCAAAAGAGATTTAAAATCTTATAAGATGGAGGAAAAGGGAGAAATTGAGAAGAAACATTTTATGATTACCTGATTAATAACAGGTCAAGTTGATCGATTTAGGATTCTATTCTGGggtaaaaaaattttggggttaATTTTGGAGCATTTTAAATTCCAGTCCTTGAATGATCCTTAAAGCTTAAGCTTAAACGTAGGTACATTAATGAAATTCAAAGATGTTACGTTTCACCAGAAGGCTTCTTCAATCTTGTCAACTTGTCATAATTCttcaagtgaagataaaatcaCAATAATTTATTCTTAGGGAGTATGTCTTTGATATTTAGAGGTCAAAAAACAAGTCAATTATTTTGTGCACAGGAATGGAAGTTTCCAAGAAAGAGGTCTGTGTATGGCCCCAGAAGTGAAAAGAACGTTCATGGCTTGCAATTACCTGAAAATTGCTATGGAACTAACAAGAATCTAACGAGCCAAATTTGCACCAACTGCGAACTAGCAGATCCTGCAAAGTGGGAAATAACTATAGATTCAATGACCAACTTTAGCAATGCATTAAACccacaagaatgaattttgaacATTGGCAATGGATTTCAAGAAAAAGGTGGATGAAGTTTGCATCAAGCGCGAGAGAGGGGAAAGCCAATTCCATGTCTCTTGGATGGGAATACAACGAATATTATGCTACAAACAATACCAACGAAAACAGGCAGTGCAGTCAGAAACTCCTGAGCTTCTTCTGATCTTGATGGATAGAAACAGTTAATCACATTTTGATCAAACATTGCCACGGCACCAAAAACCAGTACTGACATGAATGCATGAAAAAAATCAATGAACTTTATCCTGTATTTTGGAGCATCCTCGGGAGAAACCGTGATTGAACCATCAATAATCCACAATCCACGAAATGTTGCCATGCCATACCGAACTTTTCCTCGCTCATCCCTGATGCTATCTGTGAAGCAAAGCACGAAACAGGAGATCCCACAAAGGCCAAGAAGGCCTAAAGTCAAGGATTTGCTGATGATGGATTGACATCTTCCTTCATGAGTCAAAGCTGGTGACAAAATCCGGAATGCAAGAACTGAACCTGTGGGGAGAAGATTGGCCAAATGGGCTGTTCCCTTGAAGGTTTTCCTGATTGCCTTTTGTCCAGGTGGTTTTTGAGGTTTTAAACCAGGTTGATCTCCAAGGAGGGGTGCTTGCAATTGTTCTTCTAGCGTGGCAAATGCTTGGTTGGCTGTAATATTTTGTGCActcatgtttaattttcttggTTCAAATTCTTGATCTCCGTTTCTTTTTTTAATCCCTTTCAATCTTTATTCCCAGGatgttttgaacaaattatATTTGTTCTAGGGGTCTATTCAGAAAACACAGGAGAAAGATTGAATTGGCTGAAGTTTATGTTCTGATTGAATTATCAGATCAATATGGAATTATGATCAGATGAAGGTTTCCAAGAAAGTTTGATGAGGAGAGGTTTCATGGCTCAAGAAACTCTCAACATCTATATGTTGAAAATCCTTcaaatgaatgagggtttttcAGGGCAGGCTAATTTCCATGTTAAAAAGTGGTAACATTTATAGGCTGTAAAGCCATCATGAACtgttaaataaaatttatttttgccaTGGTGTAAATAGGGTGGAGGTTTCATTTGAGTGCTTTAATTTGTATTTTCTTCCTTGGAAGGCTGGAAGTCTATTCAATCTTAAGCACAATTGCAGGGCTATGTTTGTTATCTAATTTTCAGTTATGGTTGTAAAATATACCAACATTGTGCCTCATCATGTTTTGACTATACAAGAGTATGAGGTAATGCCTCTAAACAATTTTACTTTTCTAAAAATTTAAGAGCAAATCTTATATacgctgacagtgtatacactatcaccattgAATTCGTGACAtgtgtgtaaaagttgaatttcaaattcaaattttgcatagttgtcattaTATACACCATCAGTATAAAAAAGACTAATCCCAAATTTAACGCATAAACACTTCTTAACGAGTGCCACTCGTTAAACGGACCATTAGTTTAATGACTTGCTTGTATAACTTTCTTATACTTTTATAAGTTGAAGTAAACATCTCAAAATTGCTCATAAATTTTACATCCACGTAGCCTTCTTATAAAATACAATCACCACaatcagaaaattcatttttacctTGGTCATACTCATAGATGCACGGCTTTAAGTAGCATTAATTACTTTTAAGTACAATTTTGGAGATCTCCAAATAATTTCTCACAAAAGCATCGATGGCAGACATAGGAGAGGTACTTGTGAAAGAAAACAGATTTGGTTCCATGAACTTCTTGGTTCGTCTTTGTAACTTTTTATGAAGTATCAGATATTGGTTACAATGGCCTCCAATTAGGAGCTTAGAGATTCTGACACAGTAGTTAACTTATGCATAATTGATGATGAACAGAAAGGAAGAATCAATTAAAACCAATTTTGATGCACCAACACCAAGGAATACATTTTAGAACATTAGAGCAAAACACATATTACTTcctcaaaaaaaagaaaaaaaaacacataataTTTCTTAAAAGTCAAGGACTGGAGTGCAATTAACCCTCCCCACCCCCCCTCCCCGGCGcccaaaaaatatatagaagAGAAAAATCTTTTTTGGGGTAAAATAAGGCATCTCAACTTTTTCAAGACTCAAATCACTTGCAGGTTCgaaccttgcctcccaccaattTGCCACAATTGTGGTTCTTCACAAAAAATTCAAACGGGTGCATGGTGTACCCATCTGGTCCGGTGGTGGTTCTATTCCCATAGATCCCTCATAGGCCCAGTTGGATCTCTCCCGTAGTTAAATTAGTATAGAGTAGGAGTAGAAGTATGATTgacgattgacaaaaaaaaaaaaaaaaaaaaaaaaggcacttGCAGGTTACATCCATACATTTGTAGCACTGTTTAAAGATTCTACTAATAACAAGCCTTAGAAATAATAAGACACGCCAATTCAAGATCAAACTCACTCTCACATGGATGGAgcctttccctctctctcttttttttttttttttttttttttatcaacaaTGCCAACTACCTAACCTACTCTtactcctactcctactcctacttTATAGGGAAGGGGAAAATCTAAGGAAGCTTGTACTGAGATTAGGAGGTGAACCATCAAAATAGACAAGTacattttctgcattttttgaattgtttaaaaacaaaaaataccaTATTTTTTGTGTAATGTACTAGGCGAGGACCGCGAGGTTTAACCCCGATCTAGTGTATAAAAGAATTTTAGAAGGGTCTTCTTGACCATTGAACCAAGGCCCAAAAAAACCTCTTAGGAACACCTTTCCTGTGGATTCACAGAGATATGAATATTATTGAAGTAATTGAGTAACACTTTACGTAATTGCATTGTAcaatgaaaagggaaaaaaatagtaTTTGATTAAGGTCAGAAGCATATTATtctaatatacatatattagtTCAAGATCTACATTGACATCAAATCTACTAACATGTTTAGCCCCGTTTGAACCTGCAATAGTTTATAAAGAACACTTCTGACACAAATAATTTTAACAAAAGTGCTtttaaattatcaaaaattggtttcCTTTAGTTAcgaggttgtgtttggattgcaattttctagagtttttgtagaaaatatactgtagcgatttgatgtatgtaaggTAAAacggtgattgaaaaatatgttcacgaaAAATATAGAGAGATTTTTTGAtagaaaatccctttccaaaCAAACCAAACAGTACTTTTagaacttaaaatttttttaataaacacATCACAAATGCCTACTGAATTTGGACCAATGCTTGGTGAAGATATGGGTTTTGATATTATAGGCCAGACTCTTAGAGGTCGTTCCTTTAATAAGGGCCTGGAGCCTGGATAACAGGACCCGATATTTAGACCTACAAAATGGACTCGAGCCCCAGTTATCACTTGCGTGAAGTTGGATGATTACGGTTTTGCTTAAGCAAACAATCGCTTTTCAGATCCATTGTTTGGATTTGAATTAAAATGTATGGTAAGCAAGAACatatgtgcttttttttttttttttttttttcgacataGGGGTATCCGG of Coffea arabica cultivar ET-39 chromosome 5c, Coffea Arabica ET-39 HiFi, whole genome shotgun sequence contains these proteins:
- the LOC113689515 gene encoding protein DMP7-like, with translation MSAQNITANQAFATLEEQLQAPLLGDQPGLKPQKPPGQKAIRKTFKGTAHLANLLPTGSVLAFRILSPALTHEGRCQSIISKSLTLGLLGLCGISCFVLCFTDSIRDERGKVRYGMATFRGLWIIDGSITVSPEDAPKYRIKFIDFFHAFMSVLVFGAVAMFDQNVINCFYPSRSEEAQEFLTALPVFVGIVCSIIFVVFPSKRHGIGFPLSRA